The Pasteuria penetrans genome segment ACCATAGCCGGTAAGATTGACCCCTATACCGCTTGCCAGATCAAGATAGCGTTTCCCCTCCACATCCAATAGATGATTTCCTTCTCCTTTGACAATGGCCAGTGGGAATCGACTAAAGGTATTCATGATGTAGGTTTTATCGTAGTCCGACCATGTTTTGTTGTTGGGTGGGGTGGGGGGTTGGGGATTCATTCCAGACTCCGTAGGGCGTGGACAATTTCCGTCTTGGAGGAGGTTTTTTCGTCCTTTTTTTTGAGGAAGCGTGCCGGTACACCGCCCACAACGGTGTAGGGTGGGACGTCACGGGTAACGACCGCCCCAGCGGCGACTACGGCATCTTTACCAACACGTACCCCCTCGAGGATTACAGCATTAGCTCCTATGATTACGTTGTCCTCAATGGTGGTAGCCATGGCGGAGGGGGGTTCGATAACCCCGGCGATGACAGCACCCGCCCCCACATGGCAGCGTTTACCAACCTCTGCTCGTCCACCGATGACGGCATTCATATCAATCATAGTTTCCTCCCCAATAACGGCACCGATATTGATGACGGCACCCATCATGATGATGGCCCGTTGTTCCAGAGTGACCCGTTCTCGGATGATAGCCCCTGGTTCCACTCTTGCCTGTACAGGTAGGAGATCCAGTAGGGGTACGGCAGAAAGGCGTCGATCCTGTTCTATTTCAAAATCATCAATGTCATTACGGTGTTTTTGTAGGATCGGTTGTAATTCCTTCCAGTCACCGAAAACGATGGCAATGGGCCCACTCTGGAAGATTTTGCTACTTCCAAAGTCAATGCCTTGTAGGGATCCCTTTAGGGTAATTTTGACAGGGGTACGCTTTGGCTTTTTTTGCATATAACCGATGAGTTCCTTGGCGGCATTTTCCGATGGGGGGTGTGATTTCCTTTCCGCTTTCCTTTCCATAGTGCGCTTATCATCTCCTCATGATCGAGCAAGAAGAATAAAGTGGGAGAAAGTCATCAAAAGGAATTTCTCCCTATCCCTGCGGCCAAGGGGGATAGGGTAGGATTTTTGACGATGGTCCTATCAAGCAGTGTGTGAGGGTATAAGGTGTGGATGCAAACAATGGTGATGGTAACAGTAACCACCCCGACCACGTTATTCTTCATCTTCTAGTATCTATTTTAAAATTTTAAAAATAAAACAGTTTATTAAGTATGTTAAGGTAGGTGCGGGATGGTCTTGCACTAGCGCTATCGGACGCCTTCCCGTCAACGGGGAAGGACAGGAATGCACTCATGCGAGGCACTACATGGGCTTTCTAATTCCGGCATAGGTGAGTACAACCATAGCGAACACGGCAACGTAGAGAAGGCCACGATACCTGTTGATGAAGGGACGAGACTGTGTGGGTTTCGCCAAAGCCTTCTGCACCCAGGATTTACCTCCAAAAATGGTCAGGAAAATGATAAGTAGAATGATAGGTACACCGAAGCGCTCCTTAATGAGCAACCAAACGGGCTTTTCCTTCCCTAGCCATCGAAACCACATCATAATGAATCCACTGATAAGGACTAAGGACGCAGAGGGCACATACATGGTGGAGTTCCACCGATGAATGCGTTGGAGAGTTAGGACACCCCTCTGGTTTTCTGGTTCCCTGCTGGCTTCCCGTAGAAGCATAATCAACATGATCGCCCCACCCATCCAAGTAGCAGCCAATAGTACATGTAGGAATAAAAACCAGGAATGGTAGGAATGGTAGGTCCCCATAATGTATTCTCGCACCTCCTGTTAGATCCTGGGATCATTTTACACTCTGCGGGGGAGAAGAACAAGGAAACGTGTTACCATATCCTGTTGACCACGGGAGGGAACCACCCTCCGCCGGTCTACGAGGGGGGAAGGTCATTGTTCAGGGGACTAGGTGTGGATTTGGTAGAGATAGAACATGTTGCTAGGGTAGGCGTGAAGAGGCTGGTTCCTCGTCTTTTGACGGAGCGGGAGCAATTCTACCTTCCTGTCGGCTCGTCCCTGAGGTTGTTGGAATATGTAGCGGGGCGTTTTGCCGCCAAGGAGGCTATTGCTAAGGCGATCGGGACAGGAATTTCAGCTTGTTTGCGTTTTCATGACATGGAGGTTCTCCCCACCTCGGGTGCTCCCCGAGTTGTTTTGAGTGTATCCTCCCAAAAATCACTATTTGCAGTAATGCCTATCACTATTCATTTATCGATTACACATACCCGTCAACATGCGTTAGCCGCAGCCGTGATATGGCAGGAGGG includes the following:
- the dapD gene encoding 2,3,4,5-tetrahydropyridine-2,6-dicarboxylate N-acetyltransferase, coding for MERKAERKSHPPSENAAKELIGYMQKKPKRTPVKITLKGSLQGIDFGSSKIFQSGPIAIVFGDWKELQPILQKHRNDIDDFEIEQDRRLSAVPLLDLLPVQARVEPGAIIRERVTLEQRAIIMMGAVINIGAVIGEETMIDMNAVIGGRAEVGKRCHVGAGAVIAGVIEPPSAMATTIEDNVIIGANAVILEGVRVGKDAVVAAGAVVTRDVPPYTVVGGVPARFLKKKDEKTSSKTEIVHALRSLE
- the acpS gene encoding holo-ACP synthase; its protein translation is MFRGLGVDLVEIEHVARVGVKRLVPRLLTEREQFYLPVGSSLRLLEYVAGRFAAKEAIAKAIGTGISACLRFHDMEVLPTSGAPRVVLSVSSQKSLFAVMPITIHLSITHTRQHALAAAVIWQEGATDGET